A single region of the Gorilla gorilla gorilla isolate KB3781 chromosome 1, NHGRI_mGorGor1-v2.1_pri, whole genome shotgun sequence genome encodes:
- the GPX7 gene encoding glutathione peroxidase 7, with protein MVAATVAAAWLLLWAAACAQQEQDFYDFKAVNIRGKLVSLEKYRGSVSLVVNVASECGFTDQHYRALQQLQRDLGPHHFNVLAFPCNQFGQQEPDSNKEIESFARRTYGVSFPMFSKIAVTGTGAHPAFKYLAQTSGKEPTWNFWKYLVAPDGKVVGAWDPTVSVEEVRPQITALVRKLILLKREDL; from the exons ATGGTGGCGGCGACGGTGGCAGCGGCGTGGCTGCTCCTGTGGGCTGCGGCCTGCGCGCAGCAGGAGCAGGACTTCTACGACTTCAAGGCGGTCAACATCCGGGGCAAACTGGTGTCGCTGGAGAAGTACCGCGGATCG GTGTCCCTGGTGGTGAATGTGGCCAGCGAGTGCGGCTTCACAGACCAGCACTACCGAGCCCTGCAGCAGCTGCAGCGGGACCTGGGTCCCCACCACTTCAACGTGCTCGCCTTTCCCTGCAACCAGTTTGGCCAACAGGAGCCTGACAGCAACAAGGAGATTGAGAGCTTTGCCCGCCGCACCTACGGTGTCTCATTCCCCATGTTTAGCAAGATTGCAGTCACCGGTACTGGTGCCCATCCTGCCTTCAAGTACCTGGCCC aGACTTCTGGGAAGGAGCCCACCTGGAACTTCTGGAAGTACCTTGTAGCCCCAGATGGAAAGGTGGTAGGGGCTTGGGACCCAACTGTGTCAGTGGAGGAGGTCAGACCCCAGATCACAGCGCTCGTGAGGAAGCTCATCCTACTGAAGCGAGAAGACTTATAA